The genomic segment TGACCAGCGGGTCGGCGCGGACCTCGGCCGGGGTGCCCTCGGCGATCAGCTCGCCGAAGTTGAGCACCACGATGTGGTCGCACACGCGCATCACCAGGTCCATGTGGTGCTCCACCACCACGACCGAGGTGGTCTCGGTGAAGCGGCGAATGCGCCCGGCGAGTTCGTCGATCTCCGCGGCGGACAGCCCGCTCGCCGGTTCGTCGAGCAGCAGCATGGCCGGTTCGGCGACCAGCGCCCGCGCCAGCGCGACGCGTTTCTGCACGCCGTAGGGCAGCATCCGCGGGATCGCCTTGGCGTGCTGGTCGACCCCGAGTTCGCGCAGCACGTGCATCGCGCGGTCGGTGAGCGCGGCTTCGTCGTGCGCGGCCTTGCGGGTGCCGAAGATGGTGGCGAACCCCTTCGCCCGGGCGTGCCGTTGCGCTCCGGCCATCACGTTCTCCAGCACGGAAAGCCCGGCGAACAGGCCGAGCCCTTGCAGGGTGCGCGCGATGCCGAGGCCGGCGAGTTCCCGCGGGCTGTGGCTGCGCAACTGCTCGCCACGCCAGTGCAGCGACCCCTCCTGGGGGCGGACGAACCCGCAGATCACGTTGAACAGCGTGGTCTTGCCCGCCCCGTTGGGGCCGATCACGCCGACCACCGTCCCCGGCGGTACCGCCATGGTGACCTCGTTCAGCGCGACCAGGCCGCCGAAGCGCACGGTGATCCGGTCGAGCGCCAGCAACGGCGAGGGGGAAGCGATCGTCATTGGTCTCCTCCACGACACGGGTTCCCAATATGTGGAACACCCGATACCGCGCGGTCGGTATGACGCGAAACTATGCGGAACCGGGCATCGGCGTGTCAACCCCTCCGGCGCGGGTCGTGACCGGAGTGTGCCGTGGTGGCGGGGAAAACGCGGTGCTTCAGGGGCGCGGGCCCACCTCCCGATCACCGTCGCGGACCAGGATCGCTTGCACCGGACAGGAATCGGCGGCGTCGAGCACGAGTTCGTCGGGTTCCACCTCCGGCGCGATCGGCTCGGCGTGCTCGGTTTCCAGCTCGAAGTACTCCGGCGCCAGCGCCGCGCACATGCCCGAGGCGATGCAGTCGTCGCCCGAGACCGAAATCCGCCAGCTCATCGG from the Amycolatopsis magusensis genome contains:
- a CDS encoding ferredoxin, which codes for MSWRISVSGDDCIASGMCAALAPEYFELETEHAEPIAPEVEPDELVLDAADSCPVQAILVRDGDREVGPRP
- a CDS encoding ABC transporter ATP-binding protein, with protein sequence MTIASPSPLLALDRITVRFGGLVALNEVTMAVPPGTVVGVIGPNGAGKTTLFNVICGFVRPQEGSLHWRGEQLRSHSPRELAGLGIARTLQGLGLFAGLSVLENVMAGAQRHARAKGFATIFGTRKAAHDEAALTDRAMHVLRELGVDQHAKAIPRMLPYGVQKRVALARALVAEPAMLLLDEPASGLSAAEIDELAGRIRRFTETTSVVVVEHHMDLVMRVCDHIVVLNFGELIAEGTPAEVRADPLVTEAYLGADTDTADVSGARRA